The genomic stretch ACCTTTTGCAACATGCCTCAGGGGTGGCCACCCTTACAAATCAGTATGTAAGAAAAGTCAGCGGCTTCGATTGCTCTATTCTTGACACGCGCAAAACCCTTCCAGGTTTAAGAGCTTTAGAAAAATATGCCGTGACAGTTGGTGGAGGGGTTAATCACCGTTTTGGATTAGACGATCGGCTCATCATTAAACGCAATCATTTAGCTTTTGTCGGCACAACCACCCCTCACCCTATCCGTGAAGCCGTCCTACGGGTCAAAAATCATCGTCCAGACCTGCCTATCGAAATCGAAATTCAAGATATCGATCAACTTGCTGAGGCCCTAGACACAGAAGCCGAAACAATTATGTTATGCCGAATGCCTCCACACGAAATCAAAAAATGTGTGCATTTTATTCGTAAAACCGGCAAAAAAGTTTTTATCGAATCACTCGGAACAATTACGCTTGAAACCATTCAAGCTTATGCTGAAACAGGTGTAGATGGAATTTCACTTGGTTCACTAACCTTATCTTCACATGCTTTAGATATAGCTATGCGTTTAGCATCAAGTGAATAATATACGAAAAACTCAAGGAGAAAAACAACATGTCTTCAACACCAAAGCAAATCATTTTTGAAGAAGAAGCACGAGAGCTATTGCTTTCAGGAATCAAGAAGCTTGCAGATGTCGTCGCTTTTACTTTAGGTCCTAAAGGACGCAACGTCGGATTGGAAAAAAGTTGGGGGGCTCCTACAATTACCAACGATGGCAGCAGCATTGTGAAAGAGATCAATGTCCAATGCGTTTATGAAAACA from Parachlamydia acanthamoebae encodes the following:
- the nadC gene encoding carboxylating nicotinate-nucleotide diphosphorylase, coding for MDITNYIDLLLDTALKEDIRTGDITSEACIPEDAILTGRFIAKQAGILAGLPFLSLLFKKIDPRIEVQLLVSEGSYQKAGTVIAKAFGPARGIFSGERVALNLLQHASGVATLTNQYVRKVSGFDCSILDTRKTLPGLRALEKYAVTVGGGVNHRFGLDDRLIIKRNHLAFVGTTTPHPIREAVLRVKNHRPDLPIEIEIQDIDQLAEALDTEAETIMLCRMPPHEIKKCVHFIRKTGKKVFIESLGTITLETIQAYAETGVDGISLGSLTLSSHALDIAMRLASSE